In Rosa rugosa chromosome 4, drRosRugo1.1, whole genome shotgun sequence, the genomic stretch CATTAATTTCTGGGGGTCAGTGTATTGCACCAAATTTGCAGTTCCATACTTAAGAAAAAGCAAAGGCAAGATTGTTGTGATTTCTTCATCTGCAACATGGTTTTCTACACCAAGGTTGAGTTTCTACAATGTAAGAAAAGAGTCTCGTAGCATGCATActctttttatttatgttattaATTACTAGCTAATTGGTTAATTTGGTAGACAAATTAAAACGACAAAACGTGATGGGTTGTACTAAAATATATAGGCAAGCAAGGCAGCCCAGACGTGCTTCTTCGAGACATTGAGGGCTGAATTTGGTTCTGATATGGGGATTACGATTGTGAGTCCTGGAGTGGTCGAGTCTGAAATGACAGGAACCCCCCAGTTTCAATCTCAAGTAAGTAAATAGTTAGGGCTCGTTTTGGTATCTTACTTGAAGATATGGTTATTGTAATATCGATCACATTGTTTCGTTAGGTTGGTTCAGAtatgatgccatatcagtcaaCAGAAGTGTGCGCGAAGGCAATTGTGGACAGTGCTTGCCGTGGAGACATGGACTTGATGGAGCCGTCTTGGATTCGGGTCGCATTTTGGCTTAGGGTTCTCTGTCCTCAGCTACTCGAGAGCATTACCCATTCGAACTCAATCAAAAGGCCAAGGACTACCTCAAACAAAGATAATTAGGAGCGAGCTAGAAACCCTTTTAATCAATGTATAATAAGTAAAAGTATACGAATGCCCTTGATTAGTAGATCGAATAGGGCAGCTCTAGtcctatatatattgtttttgatCAAGTTATCTCAATCTTCTTGTAGGGAATGTGTGCAAATGAAGGAAATTTTGGAAATATTTATTGTCCTAGCCTTGTTGATATATGTAGTTCCATATATTAGTTCTCTTTCAAGCGGTGGTGATCGATGAGCTCACcccaatatatataatattataatACGTGTTGCTTCTTCTGCATGCAACGCTGCTACGTTGTCACACTCTGACCCTTATAAATTAGTTCATAATATAATAGCAAGCAAAACATACTCTAGCTCAATTTCTCTGGGAAATCGATTAAACGAAAGCCATGGATATCATCAACACACTTC encodes the following:
- the LOC133741813 gene encoding 11-beta-hydroxysteroid dehydrogenase 1A-like isoform X2 encodes the protein MSLEKSSSSPEHLQELARKGARLALAARREDRLRAVVDKARRLGSPDAIMILADVSKLEDCNRLVNGTVNHFGQLDHLVNNAGITQAGLFEDCNEFSYLKSIMDINFWGSVYCTKFAVPYLRKSKGKIVVISSSATWFSTPRLSFYNASKAAQTCFFETLRAEFGSDMGITIVSPGVVESEMTGTPQFQSQVGSDMMPYQSTEVCAKAIVDSACRGDMDLMEPSWIRVAFWLRVLCPQLLESITHSNSIKRPRTTSNKDN
- the LOC133741813 gene encoding 11-beta-hydroxysteroid dehydrogenase-like 4A isoform X1, with product MNLNHKVLNIVVPLVTLTGLVFFLPPFLIYKFLCFVYRSKSIENVAGKVVLITGASSGIGEHLAYEYGRKGARLALAARREDRLRAVVDKARRLGSPDAIMILADVSKLEDCNRLVNGTVNHFGQLDHLVNNAGITQAGLFEDCNEFSYLKSIMDINFWGSVYCTKFAVPYLRKSKGKIVVISSSATWFSTPRLSFYNASKAAQTCFFETLRAEFGSDMGITIVSPGVVESEMTGTPQFQSQVGSDMMPYQSTEVCAKAIVDSACRGDMDLMEPSWIRVAFWLRVLCPQLLESITHSNSIKRPRTTSNKDN